A stretch of the Flavobacterium sp. 5 genome encodes the following:
- a CDS encoding ATP-binding protein, with translation MKELDDYKYALDESAIVAITDPKGIIIHANDNFCKISKYSREELIGMDHRIINSSFHPKEFIRDLWITIANGKIWKGELKNKAKDGTIYWVDTTIVPFLDKDNKPYQYVAIRSDITLRKKAEEDLIKYSSALKYKNTQLIDFCNIVSHNLRAPLINISMLVDYIDQSTDEDERQIVHSKIKPVVNHLMEIFNELVESIQIQQETGIITDRNCLEDCLDKVLICFDTQIKEYDANIELDVIDAPIIYFPNKYFESIITNLMSNALKYKSPQRKPNIKIKSRKVNDTVLLSICDNGLGIDIDLHKNNLFKIRKTFHKHPDAKGFGLFMTKTQVESMGGKIWVESQPDMGSTFFVEFNNQNL, from the coding sequence ATGAAAGAGCTTGACGATTATAAATATGCCCTTGACGAGTCAGCAATTGTTGCTATTACGGATCCAAAGGGAATAATTATACATGCCAACGATAATTTTTGTAAGATTTCAAAATATAGCAGGGAAGAATTAATCGGGATGGACCATAGGATCATTAATTCCAGTTTTCACCCAAAGGAATTTATCCGAGATTTATGGATAACTATTGCGAATGGAAAAATATGGAAGGGAGAACTCAAAAATAAGGCGAAAGACGGTACTATATATTGGGTTGATACAACAATCGTTCCTTTTTTAGATAAAGATAATAAGCCATATCAGTATGTTGCAATACGCTCTGATATAACATTAAGGAAAAAGGCCGAGGAGGATTTGATTAAATATTCTTCAGCCTTAAAGTATAAAAATACCCAGCTAATTGATTTCTGCAATATAGTTTCACACAATTTAAGAGCACCCTTAATTAATATTTCAATGTTAGTTGATTATATTGATCAAAGCACTGACGAAGATGAGCGACAAATAGTGCATTCCAAAATAAAACCTGTAGTAAACCATCTGATGGAAATTTTTAACGAATTGGTTGAATCTATCCAAATTCAACAGGAAACAGGAATAATTACAGATAGAAATTGTTTAGAAGATTGCTTAGATAAAGTACTTATTTGCTTTGATACACAAATCAAGGAATATGATGCAAATATTGAGCTTGATGTCATTGATGCCCCAATAATTTATTTCCCTAATAAATATTTTGAAAGCATTATTACCAATTTAATGAGCAATGCATTGAAATATAAATCACCCCAGCGAAAGCCAAATATTAAAATAAAATCCAGAAAAGTTAATGATACAGTATTACTTTCGATTTGTGATAATGGACTAGGAATTGATATAGATTTGCACAAAAATAATCTTTTTAAAATTCGAAAAACATTCCACAAACATCCTGATGCAAAAGGATTTGGACTTTTTATGACGAAGACCCAAGTCGAATCCATGGGGGGGAAGATATGGGTGGAAAGCCAGCCAGATATGGGTAGTACTTTTTTTGTTGAATTTAATAATCAAAATTTATGA